A genomic region of Zea mays cultivar B73 chromosome 6, Zm-B73-REFERENCE-NAM-5.0, whole genome shotgun sequence contains the following coding sequences:
- the LOC100125641 gene encoding putative growth-regulating factor 7: MMLSGHGGGRRLFTASQWQELEHQALIFKYMASGAPVPHDLVLPLRLATGVDTAPSLAFPPQPSPSLAYWGCYGAGAPFGRKAAEDTEPGRCRRTDGKKWRCSREAHGDSKYCEKHIHRGKSRSRKPVEVTSSPAAGPAAAYRPSAISTISPPRAADAPPPSLAYPQQHLLHGASSAAGAAARVPAGALQLHLDASLHAAAAAASPSPPPSYHRYAHYTPPASSLFPGGGYGYDYDYGQSKELRRRHFHALGADLSLDKPLPEPDTGSDEKQPLRRFFDEWPRESGDMAADDATQLSISIPAASPSDLAATSASAAAARFHNGE; the protein is encoded by the exons ATGATGCTGAGCGGGCACGGCGGCGGGAGGCGCCTGTTCACGGCGTCGCAGTGGCAGGAGCTCGAGCACCAGGCGCTCATCTTCAAGTACATGGCCTCGGGCGCGCCCGTGCCGCACGACCTCGTCCTACCGCTCCGCCTCGCCACCGGCGTCGACACCGCGCCCTCCCTCGCCTTCCCGCCGCAGCCTTCGCCGTCGC TGGCGTACTGGGGCTGCTACGGCGCGGGGGCGCCGTTCGGCCGCAAGGCGGCGGAGGACACGGAGCCGGGGCGGTGCCGGCGGACGGACGGCAAGAAGTGGCGGTGCTCCAGGGAGGCCCACGGCGACTCCAAGTACTGCGAGAAGCACATTCACCGCGGGAAGAGCCGTTCAAGAAAGCCTGTGGAAGTGACCTCCTCCCCCGCCGCCGGCCCCGCTGCGGCGTACCGACCGTCCGCGATCTCCACCATCTCGCCGCCCCGCGCGGCCgacgcgccgccgccgagcctcGCCTACCCGCAGCAGCATCTCCTCCACGGCGCCTCCTCCGCAGCAGGAGCAGCAGCCCGCGTCCCCGCTGGCGCTCTCCAGCTCCACCTCGACGCGAGCCtgcacgcggcggcggcggcggcgtcgccatcgccgccgccgtcctaCCACAGGTACGCCCACTACACACCGCCAGCGTCGTCGCTCTTCCCGGGCGGCGGCTACGGCTACGACTACGACTACGGGCAGTCCAAGGAGCTCAGGCGACGGCACTTCCACGCGCTCGGGGCCGACCTGAGCCTCGACAAGCCGCTGCCCGAGCCCGACACCGGCTCCGACGAGAAGCAGCCCCTGCGGCGTTTCTTCGACGAGTGGCCGCGGGAGAGCGGCGACATGGCCGCGGACGACGCGACGCAGCTTTCCATCTCCATCCCCGCGGCTTCGCCCTCCGACCTCGCTGCTacctccgcctccgccgccgccgcgcgattCCACAACG GGGAGTGA
- the LOC100125641 gene encoding putative growth-regulating factor 7 isoform X1 — MMLSGHGGGRRLFTASQWQELEHQALIFKYMASGAPVPHDLVLPLRLATGVDTAPSLAFPPQPSPSRTTCALLSSRPDLPRPRLMFHSDHRQPSAHHIIADDFVRVTVHAVAYWGCYGAGAPFGRKAAEDTEPGRCRRTDGKKWRCSREAHGDSKYCEKHIHRGKSRSRKPVEVTSSPAAGPAAAYRPSAISTISPPRAADAPPPSLAYPQQHLLHGASSAAGAAARVPAGALQLHLDASLHAAAAAASPSPPPSYHRYAHYTPPASSLFPGGGYGYDYDYGQSKELRRRHFHALGADLSLDKPLPEPDTGSDEKQPLRRFFDEWPRESGDMAADDATQLSISIPAASPSDLAATSASAAAARFHNGE; from the exons ATGATGCTGAGCGGGCACGGCGGCGGGAGGCGCCTGTTCACGGCGTCGCAGTGGCAGGAGCTCGAGCACCAGGCGCTCATCTTCAAGTACATGGCCTCGGGCGCGCCCGTGCCGCACGACCTCGTCCTACCGCTCCGCCTCGCCACCGGCGTCGACACCGCGCCCTCCCTCGCCTTCCCGCCGCAGCCTTCGCCGTCGCGTACGACCTGCGCGCTTCTCTCCTCCCGACCCGACCTCCCCCGTCCTCGCCTCATGTTTCACTCTGATCATCGACAGCCATCAGCCCATCACATCATCGCTGATGACTTTGTACGTGTGACCGTGCATGCAGTGGCGTACTGGGGCTGCTACGGCGCGGGGGCGCCGTTCGGCCGCAAGGCGGCGGAGGACACGGAGCCGGGGCGGTGCCGGCGGACGGACGGCAAGAAGTGGCGGTGCTCCAGGGAGGCCCACGGCGACTCCAAGTACTGCGAGAAGCACATTCACCGCGGGAAGAGCCGTTCAAGAAAGCCTGTGGAAGTGACCTCCTCCCCCGCCGCCGGCCCCGCTGCGGCGTACCGACCGTCCGCGATCTCCACCATCTCGCCGCCCCGCGCGGCCgacgcgccgccgccgagcctcGCCTACCCGCAGCAGCATCTCCTCCACGGCGCCTCCTCCGCAGCAGGAGCAGCAGCCCGCGTCCCCGCTGGCGCTCTCCAGCTCCACCTCGACGCGAGCCtgcacgcggcggcggcggcggcgtcgccatcgccgccgccgtcctaCCACAGGTACGCCCACTACACACCGCCAGCGTCGTCGCTCTTCCCGGGCGGCGGCTACGGCTACGACTACGACTACGGGCAGTCCAAGGAGCTCAGGCGACGGCACTTCCACGCGCTCGGGGCCGACCTGAGCCTCGACAAGCCGCTGCCCGAGCCCGACACCGGCTCCGACGAGAAGCAGCCCCTGCGGCGTTTCTTCGACGAGTGGCCGCGGGAGAGCGGCGACATGGCCGCGGACGACGCGACGCAGCTTTCCATCTCCATCCCCGCGGCTTCGCCCTCCGACCTCGCTGCTacctccgcctccgccgccgccgcgcgattCCACAACG GGGAGTGA
- the LOC100125641 gene encoding putative growth-regulating factor 7 isoform X2 yields the protein MMLSGHGGGRRLFTASQWQELEHQALIFKYMASGAPVPHDLVLPLRLATGVDTAPSLAFPPQPSPSLAYWGCYGAGAPFGRKAAEDTEPGRCRRTDGKKWRCSREAHGDSKYCEKHIHRGKSRSRKPVEVTSSPAAGPAAAYRPSAISTISPPRAADAPPPSLAYPQQHLLHGASSAAGAAARVPAGALQLHLDASLHAAAAAASPSPPPSYHRYAHYTPPASSLFPGGGYGYDYDYGQSKELRRRHFHALGADLSLDKPLPEPDTGSDEKQPLRRFFDEWPRESGDMAADDATQLSISIPAASPSDLAATSASAAAARFHNGEAASQRLHFHWFLAYDRIADWCCRFIIV from the exons ATGATGCTGAGCGGGCACGGCGGCGGGAGGCGCCTGTTCACGGCGTCGCAGTGGCAGGAGCTCGAGCACCAGGCGCTCATCTTCAAGTACATGGCCTCGGGCGCGCCCGTGCCGCACGACCTCGTCCTACCGCTCCGCCTCGCCACCGGCGTCGACACCGCGCCCTCCCTCGCCTTCCCGCCGCAGCCTTCGCCGTCGC TGGCGTACTGGGGCTGCTACGGCGCGGGGGCGCCGTTCGGCCGCAAGGCGGCGGAGGACACGGAGCCGGGGCGGTGCCGGCGGACGGACGGCAAGAAGTGGCGGTGCTCCAGGGAGGCCCACGGCGACTCCAAGTACTGCGAGAAGCACATTCACCGCGGGAAGAGCCGTTCAAGAAAGCCTGTGGAAGTGACCTCCTCCCCCGCCGCCGGCCCCGCTGCGGCGTACCGACCGTCCGCGATCTCCACCATCTCGCCGCCCCGCGCGGCCgacgcgccgccgccgagcctcGCCTACCCGCAGCAGCATCTCCTCCACGGCGCCTCCTCCGCAGCAGGAGCAGCAGCCCGCGTCCCCGCTGGCGCTCTCCAGCTCCACCTCGACGCGAGCCtgcacgcggcggcggcggcggcgtcgccatcgccgccgccgtcctaCCACAGGTACGCCCACTACACACCGCCAGCGTCGTCGCTCTTCCCGGGCGGCGGCTACGGCTACGACTACGACTACGGGCAGTCCAAGGAGCTCAGGCGACGGCACTTCCACGCGCTCGGGGCCGACCTGAGCCTCGACAAGCCGCTGCCCGAGCCCGACACCGGCTCCGACGAGAAGCAGCCCCTGCGGCGTTTCTTCGACGAGTGGCCGCGGGAGAGCGGCGACATGGCCGCGGACGACGCGACGCAGCTTTCCATCTCCATCCCCGCGGCTTCGCCCTCCGACCTCGCTGCTacctccgcctccgccgccgccgcgcgattCCACAACGGTGAGGCGGCGAGCCAAAGACTCCACTTTCATTGGTTCCTTGCGTACGATAGGATCGCTGATTGGTGCTGCCGCTTCATCATTGTTTAA